DNA from Balaenoptera acutorostrata chromosome 14, mBalAcu1.1, whole genome shotgun sequence:
aaaaattcagaaatctCGAACAGTGTATATTTCTTTGAGTTTTCAAAGTAAAACTAAAGCTGTTTTCATTTGATTATATTGTGGAAACCTATGGATATTATTGTAAAATGCACATGCATtacactgactttttaaaaatgttttgaataaaGAATTCACCAATGTATCCTTAGAAAAGTTACTGTTTCCTCATTGGTGTAACACTATAGGAGTAAAGGTGCACTTAATTATATTGCTTAAATTGCTTACACATCTGAGGGAAAATAATTTCTGGCAGGTTTCTTTACATTGTTCTATAAGGTTATCACTTATTACATTTTTGCaccttttataaataataaagtatattCTTGAAATAACTCGTTTTGAGAATTCAGCTGAGAGATTTATGTTGAGTTCAAGTAGCTCCCACAATTTCTATGCTTAAACTAATATTCAAAGTTGAGTTTAGACCTGGAAAATAACTATTCCTAAAAGAGATACAGACAACCTAATCAGTCCTGTTCTATACTCggattagaattttttaaattgggtttggatcactattttaaagcaaaacaattttataaagtAGTGTGGCTTTAATACACATTCAAAGTGAAAGAAGGTTTGAGTTAGTTGAAGCGTCTAAGTAGCAAAACCTATTTTTGTTCTGTATTATTTGGAGAGTCAGCTCACTCTACTTCACTTTGCATTTGTATGCAGAGAGCAAAGAAACGAACAGAAGCAATGCAAGCtcattttataagaattttataCTTAACCTCAACAATTCTGATTAGATGACTTAAGGATGACTTAACCTTGTCAAGGGCTCCCGTACTTTAccgttttttttaaagaataaataggaGGATTTTGAGTATGTTAGGTCTCTGTACAGTTACACCACCACTTAGTAAATCCTGCGCAAACCAGTTAGGTAGTGGGAGTTCCCAGATTGAACGTTCAGCCCTTGCATCCTCGGGCCTGTCTAGATTGTATTATTCCCTCATATACTTTCCTCTGGTGGGCTATGGAAAGGTcttttgaaaaatgcaaaagcaTTATACGAGTAAACTTCAGTATTCCTGGCACTAATCCACTCTcaagtttgggggtgggggttggtGGCTTTGGGGGGTGGGGCTACCGGAGGCGGGGCTCTGAAGGCTTTGCTGGGCTGTGATTAGTTGCAACACGCAACGGCTCAACCACCTTAAAAAGTAGCTCAGTAACAAGGAGTAAGTGAGAATGGGCATGAGACTCGGTGTGGAAGGAAGCCGTTTAAAAGCAGGTAAATTAAGTGGCAGATAAAGGGCAGGAAAGCGGACTGCTAAATCACTCCGTGGTCGCCTTCGAGTCCACTTGTCACGTCTTTGTTAATACGAACCTTAACCACCGTCGAAAAGAGAAACATGAGCAGGAAAATTGGAAGAGTAAACACACGTACACAGTGATAACCATCCTACAATTCGCTCTTGGAGACGACAGTCCAGGCTGGCACGAGAGAGGACATCCGTGCTGTGACCTCAGCCCCTGTAGCGGACACTAGACTGCCCTCCAGTGCTGTACTTTAAATCCTCACTGAGGGCCTGGGAGACAAATCTTCGACGTCAGAAAACGTAATGACAACCGATTGCTTTCTCCTTCCGGTCAAACACTCCGCCCCCGTTCGTTCAAGGAGGCGTGTCTGACCTAGCCTTTAGAGGAGGTGCCCGAGGTCTCTCGGACCCGCCCCTATCGCTTTCGGCTCTGCCCCTCAACTTCCGGCCTCCGCGCATAATACGGCATTTAATAATACTTGGACGGAAGTTCCCAACCAGGCTTCCTGGAGGCCCTTTTAAACCGGCGCGTGCGCTGGGCGGGGCTCGGCTAGGTCTCGCCCCTATTGCCAAGCTGCGCGGTGTCGCGAGATTTGCTCTGTCCGGAACTTCCGGCTCCTGTCTGCTTCGGACATCCGGCTGCAGCTATGCGGTCCAGGTTTCTTCGGAGTGCGTTTTGGGGCTTTTGGGCCCGGCAGGCTGCTGGCCCGGCCCGCCGACACGTAAGCTGCGGTAGCCTTCCACTGGAGGAGCTATTCGCCCGCGGCGGACCCCTACGGACCTTCCTCGAGCGCCAGGTACGGTCTGAAGTCCAGTTGCCGGTCAGGCGGCCTGAGCTGGTGGCGGTGGCCAAGCTTCTGAACGAGAAGGAGCAGGAGCTGCAGGAGACCGGGCACCTGCTGCATGGTAAGGGCCGGGCCTAGGGGAGCGGAATTCAGAGCAGATTCTTGACTCTTCATTTGCCCTTGCCACTAAGCCGCTGCTCAGATGTCCACACTCTCTCCGAGTCTGAAGTCTTTACTCGGTTGCAGCCCTTTTTGATTGCATCAGAGGTCAAGGCATCATTATGTGAGTTCTGGTCCCATCCTCTCCTTGGGCTCCCTTGACAGTGCTCTGCGCCCTTTTACAAAACTTAAGTTGACCTTTATTGGTTGCGTATTTAATAGCAGGAGATTAGCTCGCCAAAGACAAATAAGGCACTATTCCTGTTATGGGCTCGAGAGCAGTGTTTCTAAGTGTGGTACAGGGACCACCCGCAAAAGTGACAGGAGAGGTTCGTGCTAAGTAAACGCAGGCTCGGAATCTGAGACCTAGAAACATGCGGTTTTAACAGAtttcccaggtgattcatgtCCATTCGAATCTGGATGGGGCCTATGTTTCTGCATTTGCACAAGCTTCTGGGGATGCCTAGTTGCTGGTCTGTGGCCCACACTTTGGAAAGGCTCTAGAGGGGGTCACAATCTATTGGGGGcaagaaaattaattataatacagatgataagtaaaaatatatatcaataaagaCCTAGGAGAGCAAGGAGAACTTGTTGAGAAAGACttgtacaggaataaagacccaccCTTAGatgatttaataataatttaacctTTATTGATTCTTGGCCATACTCCAGGCTTTGCTTAGCTTCCTTTATCTAATAACTCATACAATTCACGTAATAAATTATGAAGTAGGTTCTATTAGCCTCATTCAACAGAAGGGGAACCTGAGacataaagataaaataactcaGCTTGGGTGACACCGCTTGTAAGGAATGGAGCTTGGATAGGACTGACCCCAAATCTCATGCTCTTAATCACTTAACTCTATGTTAACCAAGGAAGGGGAGGTTATGGGGAGCGGGAGGTTGGAACCATTTTGTAAGGGAGCTCAAGTACTAACCTACAAAGTTTGATTTCATCCTGTTGGCAGAAGCCAACCAGCAGAAGCTTTCAGATTGGGAGTGAATGACAGGAATAGCTTTCTTGCTTAGGAATCTTGATTGGTGGCAGTTTAGAAGCAGCCTGGAATAGGACTGAAGATGCCATGGAAAATAGGAGGCTAATGCAATTGTATAGTTGAGCCATAGTATcctttgggaaaaaattaaatcgGTTTCATTCCTTAAGCCAAGCTGAAAGTCCAAGTAGCAGCCACAAagccttaatattaaaaaatatagggcttccctggtggcgcagtggttgagaatctgcctgctggtgcaggggacacgggttcgagccctggtctgggaagatcccacatgccacggagcagctgggcccgtgagccacaattgctgagcctgcgcgtctggagcctgtgccccgcgacgggaggggccgcgatagagaaaggcccgcgcaccgcgatgaagagcggtccccgcaccgcgatgaagagtggcccccgcttgctgcaactggagaaagccctcgcacgaaccgaagacccaacacagccaaaaataaataaataaataaataaataaataaataaataaataagaaaatcctctaaaaaaaatatatatatatagtatttttatattgattacatgttgaaattggTAGTGTTTTGGGTAtactggattaaataaaatgtagtatttaaATTAGATTACTTCTACAATCTCCTTAGCCTTACCAGAACACTGCATTTCAGAGCTGAAAGGCCCCTTGGAGATCATCCAGCTCAgatctttcattttattcttgaGATTACTGAGACTCAGAAGTTGGGTGTGTTGCCCTAAGAGAACCTTGGTGGTTGAACTAGGGCTagaattcatttttcctttttctaattaaGCACATTTTACATTTCACCAAATTCTTGCCAAAATAATTCCCTGCCATTCCACCAACACACCCTATATTCGCCTATCTCAGTTTTGCTGTTACCATTGTCTCtccttaattctttcctttttctacccatccccaaaacaaacaaaaaatccttcAGCATGCTGTTATTTTAGTATTTAATCACATAATGTTTTAGGTTATTTTTTGTGAGTTTTTCTCCCCTAGAATaatataaagaaagtaaaatgatctAAAATCCTGCCTTGAGGGTAGGTCTTAACATATTATCCCCAGCTCCCAGCATAATTGGCtgttaataaatgaataagcatTCCAGCTGATAGAGTTTGTTCTTCCAACAGAGACAGCAAATTGTAATAGCTAAGAAAATTTCCCCCCTCTCCTTTCTATAGGCTGCATGTTGTCCATAGGATAGAGGAATGAGGAGGTATATTTTGTaaggtaaaaatgaaaactacaagatgAAATAAGAATTAGGTAAAGCCTGAGAGAGAAGACTGCTTCATGTAAATATTCTGTCAATATTAGGCCGGgtctaaatgtttatttaggtggACACTTTTATATTAATGAAGTATTTACTAATAAGACAATAAATAACTTCCtactttttaattcagttttggTCTGACTGGTGGTACCTTCTGTTCCCCTTCCAGTCTTTCTAACTAGCTCAGTGTATTCATTTGTTATTGTAGAGTCTGaattggaaaactaaaagtaTATTTGTTAATATGAATATTTTGGGGAGGGAGAAGTATAGAAAAGTTTTGtagcttctttatatttttctatagagattctttttgttttgaacaTATACTTTGGTCATcaggaaaaactttttaaaaaaaaattttttttaaactacatgcTTTTGAAAACTACTGCATAAAATGCTTTAAGTTAATAACAGTTATTAAAAGGACAGGGtaattgttatttttcccttaagCTACAATTAACAAAACTATTACCTTGAATTCTGTTAGCAATTTAATACTAATTAAGGAAAACTTAAcctgctgcctttttttcttagATGAAAATGAAGACTTAAGGAAACTTGCAGAGAGTGAAATAACTTCATGTCAAAAAGAAATAGCTCAACTGAAGCATCAGGTATGGTATTTGTGCAAGGAATAAAGCATCCGTGCATGCTATTActtctaatgtattttattaGAAGTTTATAAAAGCAAGTTGAGAACTAAGCAGCTTGCTAGTATTTATGATTATAAACTggtttttaaagaaggaaaaagcataCTCCCCATGGCCCTGTTTTTTATCATGCTAAAAGGATTGTATTGATAGAACTCTGAAAGAAGGATGACTGTCACATTAATAGGATTTGCCAGAAAGGCAGTGAAATGTTGGTagtatattttccttcttttgtttttgtaagaGGGGTGAGGATGGCGATGGACGATGAGAAGAAGAGGTTATGGAGCGATGGCAGGAGGAAGCAGgaatatttctttatctttgtgtCTCTGACACTATTACAGTGCCAGCCTAGAATAGACccttaggatttttaaaatggaattgcaTTGCTTTAGCTTTATATCTAGGAGAACTGCAGAACATATGGAGTTAGACGAAGGATCATGAAATTAGATCCACCCTTCATTACTTCTGTAAAGCATAGCTTAAAGGTTTACAGCAGTTATCTCTGGAAATATAAGTGAAAGAACATGATAAGGTGAGGAAGGATCCTGGAAAGGAGGTGCTTCATTTAGAGATTCTCTTTATCCAGGTGTAGAACTTACCAAAAATTAATGTCCCCACCACCAGTCTAGGAGAAAAGTTCCACTATAGAGTGAAAAGTTTCATGTAGCTTGCCTTCTacccattttctaaatttttcgtGACATAGAAGGACATACGTATTAATGGTTTCTGTTCATTGGCTAGTAATTAACAGATGTAAATTCTATCATGTTAGTTCAAGATTTGAGTGGTCACATTCTATTGGCACAGGCTAGAGAGATGGAAAAGTAGGAAAGCAAGTATAGCTCCTGACCAACACAAAGTGATACTTCAGAACTCAGGTAGACTcgggttcaaattctagctcttCCACTTTCCAGTTGTAGGATATTGGGCAACGAGAGTTAAACTTCGTTAAACTTCGTTTTCACTTCTTAAATAAGGTGGAGCTGTTAATAGAAGCTGCCCAGgatgttttaagaattaaagtaCGTAGAGTGCTTAGCAGAGTGCCTGTCAATGTTAAAGAACCAATAAATGTTGGcagcttttttttaattcacctcATCTAAGAAGTCTTTTTTCTATATCTCCTTAATTAGTACATACTGAAGTGTGAAACACAGAATTGTAATGAAGACTGATTTAGGCACAAGGATCTGAGTTCTTGTGCCTGCTGGGGCAGTAACTAACGCGAGTCTTCTCACTTCTgttaatctcattttcttttacttgtaAAATGAGGGAATTGGACCAGATCTTCTCTAAAGGCCTCTCCAGTTCCAAAATTGCAAGTTTCTCTTCCATGTTAAAGAGGcttagaaaaaatacaaatgcaattTGAGTGTTTTTTTCCTGCCATACTAGGCTATAAATTTCCAGGGATAGAGCTAGAATCTTCTTTTGTATGCTGTGCACAATATAGTGTACTACTCACAGCAAGCACTTAATTATTAACTGAGTAGAGAACAGATATGTATACATGaacaccaaaaagaaataaaaacacctgTAAGTTTTAGCTGAGCCATATATAGCATTTATAATGTAGTTATAAcaatatttttggaaattatgCATTATACGGTTCTAATTGGCAAGATAATTGAACAGTAATCAGCaatattaaattatttgcttAGGGAAactttaagtaaattaaatatttaaaatcctaCATCTAATCACtgaggttttttttaagttttaaatcttAATTAAAGGAGGggtgatatttttatatttgcagaTTATCTTACTTTTGGTTCCCTCAGAAGAAACGGATGAAAATGATTTGATCCTGGAGGTAACTGCAGGAGTTGGGGGTCAGGAGGCAATGTTGTTTACTTCAGAGATATTTGATATGTATCAGCAGTATGCTGCATTTAAAAGATGGCATTTTGAAACCCTGGAATATTTCCCAAGTGAAATAGGTCAGTAAACTGTTTTGCAAAAAGTATAGATTTAATTtatctatctacatatattttaggaAAGGGTTGGAAAGATCTGACTaggctttataattttatttgtaaggATGCTTAAGTAGTTTTATGCTTATCATTTACTTAATAATTTTGAATGCAAATATACCAATTTTGAAATGGCCTATAAAACGTTAGTCATTCAGTACTAACCACTGAATGactaatagtcttttttttttttttaatttatttatttatttatggctgtgttgggtcttcgtttctgtgcgagggctttctcttgttgcggcgagcggggaccgctcttcatcgcggtgcgcgggcctctcactatcgcggcttctcttgttgcggagcacaggctccagacgcgcaggctcagtagctgtggctcacg
Protein-coding regions in this window:
- the MTRF1L gene encoding peptide chain release factor 1-like, mitochondrial isoform X2; the encoded protein is MRSRFLRSAFWGFWARQAAGPARRHVSCGSLPLEELFARGGPLRTFLERQVRSEVQLPVRRPELVAVAKLLNEKEQELQETGHLLHDENEDLRKLAESEITSCQKEIAQLKHQIILLLVPSEETDENDLILEVTAGVGGQEAMLFTSEIFDMYQQYAAFKRWHFETLEYFPSEIGGLRHASASIGGSEAYKHMKFEGGVHRVQRVPKTEKQGRIHTSTMTVAILPQPTEINLVINPKDLRIDTKRASGAGGQHVNTTDSAVRIVHLPTGRRKRMRRKRSIP